The Myxococcota bacterium genome has a segment encoding these proteins:
- a CDS encoding citrate synthase codes for MSKTAELRLDDKTIELPVVVGSEGEHAIDITKLRAQTGYITLDPGYANSGSCKSAITFIDGEQGILRYRGIPIEELAEKSSFLEVAYLLIYGQLPPADTKAAFERSIRRHTMIHEDFRYFFRALPKDAHPMAACATAIGALATFYPDSLDPRDPHQVEVSVHRLIAKLPTIAAYAYKHSIGQPFMYPQNSLDYVGNFLRMMFGNPCEDYEVDPVIERALDLLLILHADHEQNCSTSTVRLCGSSMVNLFGAISAGINALWGPLHGGANQGVIEMLEAIADEGQTAREFLERAKSGDESARLMGFGHRVYKNYDPRAKVIKKACFDVLERLGVHSKLLEIAVELEEITLKDDYFVERRLYPNVDFYSGVIYNAIGTPANMFTALFAIGRLPGWIAQWIEMHRDPAFKIGRPRQIYTGPTKSSYVPVEKR; via the coding sequence ATGAGCAAGACCGCCGAGCTGCGCCTCGACGACAAGACGATCGAGCTCCCCGTCGTCGTCGGGAGCGAGGGCGAGCACGCCATCGACATCACCAAGCTGCGCGCGCAGACCGGGTACATCACGCTCGACCCCGGCTACGCGAACTCCGGATCGTGCAAGAGCGCGATCACCTTCATCGACGGCGAGCAGGGCATCCTCCGCTACCGCGGCATCCCGATCGAGGAGCTGGCCGAGAAGTCGAGCTTCCTCGAGGTCGCGTACCTGCTGATCTACGGCCAGCTGCCCCCGGCCGACACGAAGGCGGCGTTCGAGCGCTCGATCCGCCGCCACACGATGATCCACGAGGACTTCCGGTACTTCTTCCGCGCGCTGCCGAAGGACGCGCACCCGATGGCCGCGTGCGCGACCGCGATCGGCGCCCTCGCGACCTTCTATCCCGACTCGCTCGACCCGCGCGACCCGCACCAGGTCGAGGTCTCCGTGCACCGGCTGATCGCGAAGCTGCCGACGATCGCGGCGTACGCGTACAAGCACTCGATCGGGCAGCCCTTCATGTACCCGCAGAACTCGCTCGACTACGTCGGCAACTTCCTGCGCATGATGTTCGGCAACCCGTGCGAGGACTACGAGGTCGACCCGGTCATCGAGCGCGCGCTCGACCTCCTCCTCATCCTCCACGCCGACCACGAGCAGAACTGCTCGACGAGCACCGTGCGCCTGTGCGGCTCGTCGATGGTGAACCTGTTCGGCGCGATCTCGGCCGGCATCAACGCGCTCTGGGGGCCGCTGCACGGCGGCGCGAACCAGGGCGTGATCGAGATGCTCGAGGCGATCGCGGACGAGGGTCAGACGGCGCGCGAGTTCCTCGAGCGCGCGAAGAGCGGCGACGAGAGCGCCCGCCTCATGGGCTTCGGGCACCGCGTCTACAAGAACTACGACCCGCGCGCGAAGGTGATCAAGAAGGCGTGCTTCGACGTGCTCGAGCGGCTCGGAGTCCACAGCAAGCTGCTCGAGATCGCCGTCGAGCTCGAGGAGATCACGCTCAAGGACGACTACTTCGTCGAGCGGCGCCTCTACCCGAACGTCGACTTCTACTCGGGCGTCATCTACAACGCGATCGGAACGCCGGCGAACATGTTCACCGCGCTCTTCGCGATCGGCCGTCTGCCGGGGTGGATCGCGCAGTGGATCGAGATGCACCGCGACCCGGCGTTCAAGATCGGCCGCCCGCGGCAGATCTACACGGGCCCGACGAAGTCGTCGTACGTGCCCGTCGAGAAGCGCTGA
- a CDS encoding glycosyltransferase family 39 protein, with protein sequence MIAALAAAWLPALGARDVWAPDEPRFAQVAEELRAGGASPGRLALLRLGGRAYTQKPPLYYWAAAALGAPFGRVDEWAVRLPSALAALAGVGLAMALARRAFPGDEGARAAPLVGLLLGTSFLYAHHAQRASLDAPLAACELAAMLAWWRGVRGELPRAAALARCHAWLGVGMLLKGPVALLPLAVIAVVERGARPRRAPGPFAPRLLALSLGPFAAWGAIALAIAPDGFFARAVGENLVGRFFAGTSHARPFWYYAVQLPLDFLPATLLVPAALAAGARRLRGGADGPRSGAEERAAWAWLAAWAAVFLAFFSLSAGKRGSYLLPLHPALAIACGVTAQRALAGRTRLPLRLGIAASILAALVAGAALLVLGDAFGAAGRIAGLLDGATLPRAWLGAVAATGLAAAAAGAGLARRGAPARTRLATGLGALVALQAVNAWGLWPALDPLRSPRPIAEAALALARPGERIGVFAHPPLTPGLAYYARGATDLFVDLPDRDAVVAFLARGNAVVVSRERRLPRLEPLPPPLAGGVVATRGEVVVLAPAERQHRGQAPERERLSVPAD encoded by the coding sequence GTGATCGCCGCGCTTGCGGCCGCCTGGCTGCCCGCGCTCGGCGCGCGCGACGTCTGGGCGCCCGACGAGCCGCGCTTCGCGCAGGTGGCGGAGGAGCTGCGCGCCGGCGGCGCCTCCCCCGGGCGACTCGCGCTCCTGCGCCTCGGCGGGCGCGCGTACACGCAGAAGCCGCCCCTGTACTACTGGGCGGCGGCGGCGCTCGGCGCGCCGTTCGGGCGCGTCGACGAGTGGGCGGTGCGGCTGCCGTCGGCGCTCGCCGCGCTCGCCGGCGTCGGCCTCGCGATGGCGCTCGCGCGGCGCGCCTTCCCGGGTGACGAGGGCGCAAGGGCCGCCCCCCTCGTCGGCCTGCTGCTCGGAACGAGCTTCCTCTACGCGCACCACGCACAGCGCGCGTCGCTCGACGCGCCGCTCGCGGCCTGCGAGCTCGCGGCGATGCTCGCGTGGTGGCGCGGCGTGCGCGGCGAGCTCCCGCGCGCAGCGGCGCTCGCGCGCTGCCACGCGTGGCTCGGCGTCGGCATGCTGCTGAAAGGGCCGGTCGCCCTGCTTCCGCTCGCGGTGATCGCCGTCGTCGAGCGCGGCGCGCGGCCGCGGCGCGCGCCCGGGCCCTTCGCTCCCCGGCTGCTCGCGCTGTCGCTCGGGCCGTTCGCGGCGTGGGGCGCGATCGCGCTCGCGATCGCGCCGGACGGGTTCTTCGCGCGCGCCGTGGGCGAGAACCTCGTCGGCCGGTTCTTCGCAGGCACGTCGCACGCGCGGCCGTTCTGGTACTACGCCGTGCAGCTCCCGCTCGACTTCCTGCCCGCGACGCTGCTCGTCCCCGCCGCGCTCGCCGCCGGCGCGCGCAGGCTTCGCGGCGGCGCCGACGGGCCTCGCTCGGGCGCGGAGGAGCGCGCCGCGTGGGCGTGGCTCGCGGCGTGGGCGGCCGTCTTCCTCGCGTTCTTCTCGCTCTCCGCGGGAAAGCGCGGCTCCTATCTGCTTCCGCTCCACCCCGCGCTCGCGATCGCGTGCGGCGTCACCGCGCAGCGCGCGCTCGCCGGGCGGACACGACTGCCGCTGCGCCTCGGCATCGCGGCGTCCATCCTCGCGGCGCTCGTCGCCGGCGCCGCGCTGCTCGTGTTAGGCGACGCCTTCGGCGCGGCCGGGCGCATCGCGGGGCTGCTCGACGGCGCGACGCTCCCGCGCGCGTGGCTCGGGGCGGTGGCGGCCACGGGCCTCGCCGCTGCGGCGGCCGGCGCCGGGCTCGCGCGGCGCGGCGCCCCGGCGCGCACCCGCCTCGCGACGGGGCTCGGCGCGCTCGTCGCCCTGCAGGCGGTGAACGCGTGGGGTCTGTGGCCGGCACTCGACCCACTGCGCTCGCCGCGGCCCATCGCCGAGGCGGCGCTCGCGCTCGCGCGGCCCGGCGAGCGGATCGGCGTCTTCGCGCACCCGCCGCTCACGCCCGGCCTCGCGTACTACGCGCGCGGCGCGACCGACCTGTTCGTCGACCTGCCCGACCGCGACGCGGTCGTCGCCTTCCTCGCCCGCGGCAACGCCGTCGTGGTGAGCCGGGAGCGGCGCCTCCCGCGGCTCGAGCCGCTCCCCCCGCCCCTCGCCGGCGGCGTCGTCGCGACGCGCGGCGAGGTCGTCGTGCTGGCGCCGGCCGAACGCCAGCATCGGGGACAAGCGCCCGAACGGGAAAGGCTTTCCGTTCCGGCGGACTGA
- a CDS encoding aminotransferase class IV, whose protein sequence is MDRAVDRDAPRPGVQDRPPAADLHGPDEVVVRARREALTRDARTARPIPSAPSSLPVWVGGRVAAADTARLPLREAPAADGRAHYTTARVRAGDVVWLDHHVARLARDAARLGLPPVDPRVARRALVELARAAFPSADGIVRLEHARGADERGHWLGVARSLGADAATWRAVAAPVAHEGWHAWSGAKRSAQRAVSIARAAAARAGADEAILVDAAGRVVEGARAAIFVHLPDGVFATPALERGGVRSLAREVALARARGAVRTRDVSLRALRAAREVVAVNAVRGARPLVELDGEPLGAARGPLLDRLREWLDLPAPEGPRDRS, encoded by the coding sequence GTGGATCGCGCAGTGGATCGAGATGCACCGCGACCCGGCGTTCAAGATCGGCCGCCCGCGGCAGATCTACACGGGCCCGACGAAGTCGTCGTACGTGCCCGTCGAGAAGCGCTGACGCGGGACGCGCGGACCGCCCGTCCCATTCCCTCCGCTCCGTCCAGCCTGCCCGTCTGGGTCGGCGGTCGCGTCGCGGCCGCCGACACCGCACGGCTCCCGCTGCGCGAAGCGCCCGCCGCCGACGGGCGCGCGCACTACACGACCGCGCGCGTGCGCGCGGGCGACGTCGTCTGGCTCGACCACCACGTCGCGCGCCTCGCGCGCGACGCCGCGCGCCTCGGGCTCCCGCCCGTCGACCCCCGCGTCGCCCGACGCGCCCTCGTCGAGCTGGCGCGCGCGGCGTTCCCGTCGGCCGACGGCATCGTGCGCCTCGAGCACGCGCGCGGCGCGGACGAGCGCGGCCACTGGCTCGGCGTCGCGCGCTCGCTCGGCGCGGACGCGGCGACCTGGCGCGCGGTCGCGGCGCCCGTCGCCCACGAGGGATGGCACGCGTGGTCGGGCGCGAAGCGCTCGGCGCAGCGCGCGGTGTCGATCGCACGCGCGGCGGCCGCGCGCGCGGGCGCGGACGAGGCGATCCTCGTCGACGCCGCCGGGCGGGTCGTCGAGGGCGCGCGCGCGGCGATCTTCGTCCACCTGCCGGACGGCGTGTTCGCGACCCCCGCCCTCGAGCGCGGCGGCGTGCGCTCGCTCGCGCGCGAGGTCGCGCTCGCGCGCGCGCGCGGCGCCGTGCGCACGCGCGACGTCTCGCTGCGCGCGCTGCGCGCGGCGCGCGAGGTCGTGGCCGTGAACGCGGTGCGCGGCGCGCGCCCGCTCGTCGAGCTCGACGGCGAGCCGCTCGGCGCCGCGCGCGGCCCGCTGCTCGACCGCCTTCGCGAGTGGCTCGACCTTCCCGCACCGGAAGGCCCGCGCGATCGGTCCTGA
- a CDS encoding LLM class F420-dependent oxidoreductase: MSLGRLAVTLPLPFLDARACVALAQRCESEWGYEAIWLAETNGHDSFSLAAAIALATERVEIGTAIVPVYNRTPVVLAMSAATVAQLANDRFVLGLGTSSHAIIEGWNGLSFDAPLSRVRETVRVVRSALAGERTRFVGRTLRSEGFRLGALPAKPVRIYLAALRERMLELAGAIGEGLVLNMMPARAMPRILDAYRRGGVEAERDASRDEVVARFQVAVTDGSAAANARARDMVRFGFSGYVATPVYNRFFRWIGHEAVAKDVLDAFRRGDRAGTSAAMTDAFVDDIAIIGDVATCRARLAEFVAAGVTTPVLAPLAASAEEAVGMLEALAPARG; this comes from the coding sequence ATGTCGCTCGGCAGGCTCGCCGTCACGCTCCCGCTCCCCTTCCTCGACGCGCGCGCGTGCGTCGCGCTCGCGCAGCGCTGCGAGAGCGAGTGGGGCTACGAAGCCATCTGGCTCGCCGAGACGAACGGGCACGACTCGTTCTCGCTCGCCGCCGCCATCGCGCTCGCGACCGAGCGCGTCGAGATCGGCACGGCGATCGTGCCCGTGTACAACCGCACGCCGGTCGTGCTCGCGATGTCGGCGGCCACCGTCGCCCAGCTCGCGAACGACCGCTTCGTGCTCGGCCTCGGCACCTCGAGCCACGCGATCATCGAAGGCTGGAACGGCCTTTCCTTCGACGCGCCGCTGTCGCGCGTGCGCGAGACGGTGCGCGTCGTGCGCTCGGCGCTCGCGGGCGAGCGGACGCGCTTCGTCGGCCGCACCCTGCGCAGCGAGGGCTTCCGGCTGGGCGCGCTGCCGGCGAAGCCCGTGCGCATCTACCTCGCGGCGCTGCGCGAGCGCATGCTCGAGCTCGCCGGCGCGATCGGCGAAGGCCTCGTCCTCAACATGATGCCCGCGCGCGCGATGCCGAGGATCCTCGACGCCTATCGTCGCGGCGGCGTCGAGGCCGAGCGCGACGCGTCGCGCGACGAGGTCGTCGCGCGCTTCCAGGTCGCCGTCACCGATGGCTCGGCCGCCGCGAACGCGCGCGCGCGCGACATGGTGCGCTTCGGCTTCTCGGGCTACGTCGCGACCCCGGTCTACAACCGCTTCTTCCGCTGGATCGGCCACGAGGCCGTCGCCAAGGACGTGCTCGACGCCTTCCGGCGCGGCGATCGGGCGGGCACGTCGGCGGCGATGACGGACGCCTTCGTCGACGACATCGCGATCATCGGCGACGTCGCGACGTGCCGCGCGCGGCTCGCCGAGTTCGTCGCGGCCGGCGTGACGACGCCCGTGCTCGCGCCGCTCGCCGCGAGCGCGGAGGAGGCCGTGGGGATGCTCGAAGCGCTCGCGCCGGCGCGCGGCTGA
- a CDS encoding glycosyltransferase: MTDAGRALPRLLSVVVPVRDEEASIDALLLELDAALTGFAAERGIGLEWILVDDASRDASLARMREWERKDERLRVVALAAHAGQASALGAGFRAARGDAIATLDADGQNDPADLPRLVERLAEGDADAVCGVRATRRDGAWRRLSSRAANAARRAVLGDAHRDIGCALRVVRARHARALALRRGLHRFLPVLLALEGARVVELPVAHRPRRFGASKYTARNRVREALVDLVYVARRQRRARRERARDAGAPSA; the protein is encoded by the coding sequence ATGACGGACGCCGGGCGCGCGCTCCCGCGGCTGCTCTCCGTCGTCGTCCCCGTGCGCGACGAGGAGGCCTCGATCGACGCGCTCCTGCTCGAGCTCGACGCCGCGCTCACGGGCTTCGCGGCCGAGCGCGGCATCGGCCTCGAGTGGATCCTCGTCGACGACGCGAGCCGCGACGCGAGCCTCGCGCGCATGCGCGAGTGGGAGCGGAAGGACGAGCGGCTGCGTGTCGTCGCGCTCGCCGCGCACGCCGGACAGGCATCGGCGCTCGGCGCGGGCTTCCGAGCGGCGCGCGGCGATGCGATCGCGACGCTCGACGCCGACGGCCAGAACGATCCGGCCGATCTCCCCCGCCTCGTGGAGCGCCTCGCCGAGGGCGACGCGGATGCCGTCTGCGGCGTGCGCGCGACGCGCCGTGACGGCGCGTGGCGCCGGCTCTCGTCGCGCGCGGCGAACGCCGCCCGCCGCGCGGTGCTCGGCGACGCCCATCGCGACATCGGCTGCGCGCTGCGCGTCGTGCGCGCGCGCCACGCGCGCGCGCTCGCGCTGCGCCGCGGGCTGCACCGCTTCCTGCCCGTGCTGCTCGCGCTCGAGGGGGCGCGCGTCGTCGAGCTTCCCGTGGCGCACCGGCCGCGCCGCTTCGGCGCATCGAAGTACACCGCGCGCAACCGCGTGCGCGAAGCTCTCGTCGACCTCGTGTACGTCGCGCGCCGGCAGCGGCGCGCGCGCCGCGAGCGGGCGCGCGACGCGGGTGCGCCGAGCGCCTAG